One window of the Niallia circulans genome contains the following:
- the sda gene encoding sporulation histidine kinase inhibitor Sda has product MKNLDSETLLGVYHKAIELNLNKAYIDIIKRELIKRKVIVDKSDNNRNSEGLYFFK; this is encoded by the coding sequence ATGAAGAATTTAGATAGTGAAACTTTATTAGGAGTGTATCATAAGGCAATAGAACTTAATCTAAATAAGGCTTACATAGATATAATAAAAAGAGAATTAATTAAGAGAAAAGTAATAGTCGATAAATCTGATAATAATAGAAATAGTGAAGGATTGTATTTTTTTAAATAG
- a CDS encoding SIS domain-containing protein gives MLTNYFEKVANLLQLVLEKEKVHLQLAAEKVADSIENDGIIQLFGCGHSHILTEEVFYRAGGLVPLKPILFEPLMLHEGAMRSSQLERKNDYAQNFIEEYEIKPNDIVFVLSTSGRNPVPVDVAQYAKGKGAFVIGITSLEYSQSQPSRHKSGNHLFNSVDLVINNHSAKGDAILSYDKVKVPFAPTSTVIGATILNSIFAEAIKIMADHDFEPPVFLSGNIEGSDDHNEALVKKYEKRIPLLTLNVE, from the coding sequence ATGCTAACGAACTATTTTGAAAAAGTAGCCAATCTACTACAGTTGGTTTTAGAAAAGGAAAAAGTACATTTACAACTGGCGGCAGAAAAAGTCGCAGACAGCATTGAAAATGATGGCATTATTCAATTATTTGGATGCGGACATTCCCATATCCTAACAGAAGAGGTTTTTTACCGCGCTGGTGGATTGGTACCCCTAAAACCAATTTTATTCGAACCACTAATGCTTCACGAAGGGGCAATGCGTTCTTCCCAGTTGGAGCGCAAAAATGATTATGCTCAAAACTTTATAGAGGAATATGAGATTAAGCCAAATGATATCGTTTTTGTGTTATCTACATCTGGACGAAATCCTGTCCCTGTTGATGTAGCACAATATGCGAAAGGAAAAGGCGCGTTTGTCATTGGGATAACTTCATTAGAATATTCCCAAAGCCAGCCTTCTCGTCATAAAAGTGGTAACCATCTTTTTAATTCAGTCGATTTAGTGATAAACAATCATTCGGCAAAAGGAGATGCTATCTTAAGCTACGATAAGGTGAAGGTGCCGTTTGCCCCAACTTCTACTGTTATTGGTGCGACTATCCTAAATAGTATCTTTGCAGAAGCAATTAAAATCATGGCAGATCATGATTTTGAACCACCAGTTTTCTTAAGTGGAAATATAGAAGGCTCGGACGATCATAATGAAGCATTAGTAAAAAAATACGAAAAAAGAATCCCGTTGTTAACCTTAAATGTAGAGTAA
- a CDS encoding KDGP aldolase, with protein sequence MLKEKLFDFVLFNFLAKDKENVQDIMEAGKGFVVPGIVASDFSNRQEGASKVKELKEVVDIVSIGLGGGGDPMYAKRVLDIAAISNPGHINQPFESAVYAKGFLEGNGASPQLVNALVKPSGTVGTVKLASGMEVKVEEFVEIALALGVESIKFMPLSGEVHLEELVYLTKVAAQKGIRGIEPAGGISAFNIKTIIDAVKKIEIEFFMPHIFGSTIDQATGKTIPTEVAQILNKLGA encoded by the coding sequence ATGTTAAAAGAAAAGCTTTTTGATTTTGTTTTATTCAATTTTCTAGCAAAGGACAAAGAAAATGTACAGGACATCATGGAAGCTGGGAAAGGTTTTGTTGTTCCAGGAATCGTAGCGTCCGATTTTTCCAATAGGCAAGAAGGAGCGAGTAAGGTTAAAGAACTGAAGGAAGTAGTTGATATTGTCTCAATCGGCCTTGGCGGTGGCGGGGATCCTATGTATGCAAAACGAGTTCTCGACATAGCTGCTATTTCTAATCCGGGACATATTAATCAGCCATTTGAAAGTGCGGTTTATGCAAAAGGATTTCTAGAAGGAAATGGAGCCTCTCCCCAGCTTGTTAATGCATTAGTAAAACCAAGTGGAACCGTTGGAACAGTGAAATTAGCTTCTGGTATGGAAGTAAAGGTAGAGGAATTTGTAGAAATTGCGCTTGCTTTAGGCGTGGAGTCCATTAAATTTATGCCTCTATCAGGGGAAGTTCATTTAGAGGAGCTTGTCTATTTAACAAAAGTTGCTGCACAAAAAGGAATTCGCGGCATTGAACCTGCAGGCGGTATAAGTGCGTTCAATATAAAGACAATCATTGATGCAGTCAAGAAAATAGAAATCGAATTTTTTATGCCGCATATATTTGGTTCCACAATTGATCAAGCAACAGGGAAAACCATTCCGACGGAAGTTGCACAAATATTAAATAAACTGGGGGCTTAA
- a CDS encoding creatininase family protein codes for MQFQYENSFEVKEKIIDKKVAILPIGAVEAHGPHLPLGTDNLLAERLSAKLAEQVNGFVLPTLPYGQVWSLKNFPGSINVSNESLISMLFDIGESLYRQGFQIFAMVNGHLGNAFAMKEAARKLYEIYPELIVLYLFYPGTSKVIAEVRETPASHGTYFHADEIETSYMLYLAPEFVAMEKALNDMPAIPMIADVTPTPWEEFTETAVLSDATLARSDKGEKIIKVALQNMVQIIEKMKEGR; via the coding sequence ATGCAATTCCAATACGAAAACTCATTCGAAGTGAAAGAAAAAATAATCGATAAAAAGGTCGCTATCTTACCAATTGGAGCCGTAGAGGCTCACGGCCCGCATTTACCATTAGGTACAGATAATCTTTTAGCGGAACGGTTAAGTGCAAAGCTCGCCGAACAAGTTAATGGATTTGTTTTACCGACGTTACCTTATGGACAGGTTTGGAGTTTAAAGAACTTCCCTGGCAGCATCAATGTATCGAATGAATCTTTAATTAGTATGCTATTCGATATCGGAGAAAGTTTATACCGTCAGGGCTTCCAAATTTTCGCCATGGTTAATGGCCATCTAGGAAATGCTTTTGCTATGAAAGAAGCAGCACGAAAGCTTTATGAAATTTACCCAGAGTTAATCGTACTCTATCTATTTTATCCTGGTACAAGCAAAGTTATTGCGGAAGTTAGAGAAACGCCAGCAAGTCATGGCACATACTTTCATGCAGATGAAATAGAAACATCCTACATGTTATATCTAGCTCCAGAGTTTGTTGCGATGGAGAAAGCATTGAATGATATGCCAGCCATTCCAATGATTGCCGATGTGACACCAACGCCTTGGGAGGAATTTACCGAAACAGCCGTTTTAAGTGATGCAACCTTAGCCCGTTCAGATAAAGGGGAAAAAATAATCAAGGTTGCTCTTCAAAACATGGTACAAATTATTGAAAAAATGAAAGAGGGCCGCTAA
- a CDS encoding phosphotriesterase family protein, which translates to MSFIRTLRGDIQPKELGFTYSHEHIVCRPAYWAERDADDLLLDDKEKSKKDVADFKRHGGQAIVDATAVDYGRDVQAVKEIADELDLHIIGTAGFNKSFLWDGKIKEELKPLIGNYDTYAEWIDQTSINKLTDFVIREVEEGLEGTPFKAGQVKFGTGYNRITPLEEKTLRAVARAHHETKAPIHSHTEVGTMALEQIELLKSENVNLEFLSLGHMDRNPDPSYHEKIAKTGALLSFDGIAKIKYAPESLRIECILHLVEKGYENQILISGDTARKSYYKHYDYGLGLEYIIAKWVPRFIEEANQKGFNGEQLVHKFFVENPARCFTFKK; encoded by the coding sequence ATGAGCTTTATTCGGACGTTAAGAGGAGATATTCAGCCTAAAGAGTTAGGATTTACTTATTCACATGAACATATTGTTTGCCGTCCAGCTTATTGGGCTGAAAGAGATGCAGATGATTTACTGTTAGATGATAAAGAAAAATCGAAAAAGGATGTGGCTGATTTCAAACGCCACGGTGGCCAAGCAATTGTCGATGCTACAGCCGTTGATTATGGTCGCGATGTGCAGGCGGTAAAGGAAATTGCAGATGAGCTGGATCTCCACATTATCGGTACAGCTGGTTTCAACAAGAGCTTTCTTTGGGATGGAAAGATTAAAGAGGAGCTCAAACCGCTTATTGGAAATTACGATACTTATGCAGAATGGATTGATCAAACAAGTATAAATAAACTAACGGATTTTGTCATTAGAGAAGTAGAAGAAGGACTGGAAGGCACGCCCTTTAAAGCAGGACAAGTGAAATTCGGGACAGGCTATAACCGAATTACTCCCTTAGAAGAGAAGACTTTACGTGCAGTAGCAAGGGCACATCATGAAACAAAAGCTCCAATCCATTCCCATACTGAAGTTGGCACGATGGCATTAGAGCAAATCGAACTATTAAAATCAGAAAATGTCAATCTGGAATTCTTAAGTCTAGGACATATGGATCGTAATCCAGATCCATCTTATCATGAAAAAATAGCGAAAACAGGAGCGCTTTTAAGCTTTGACGGGATAGCGAAAATCAAATATGCACCAGAGTCGCTAAGAATTGAGTGCATTCTACATTTAGTAGAAAAGGGCTATGAAAATCAAATCCTCATTTCTGGTGATACAGCTCGTAAAAGCTATTATAAGCATTATGATTACGGCTTAGGTCTCGAATACATTATTGCCAAGTGGGTTCCTAGATTCATCGAGGAAGCAAATCAAAAAGGCTTTAATGGGGAGCAGCTGGTTCATAAATTCTTTGTAGAAAATCCAGCGAGATGCTTTACATTTAAAAAATAA